Proteins from a genomic interval of Pantoea deleyi:
- the nrdD gene encoding anaerobic ribonucleoside-triphosphate reductase has product MATVVIKRDGCRTAFDAQRIEQAVAAAARAADIEDRAWCAQVAERVAGQLADRPEVAIHEIQCAVEETLMTGPYPQLARVWIEYRHDRDVARDRQSRLHHAIRGLVDQTNAALLNENANKDSKVIPTQRDLLAGIVAKHYAQQQMLPRDVVLAHERGEIHYHDLDYAPFFPMFNCMLIDLKGMLTNGFKMGNAGIEPPKSIATATAVTAQIIAQVASHIYGGTTINRIDEVLAPFVELSYARHLAIAEEWQIPQAEQYARQRTEKECYDAFQSLEYEVNTLHTANGQTPFVTFGFGLGTSWAARLIQQSILRNRLAGLGRNHKTAVFPKLVFTIREGVNRRAGDVNYDIKQLALACASKRMYPDILNYDQVVKVTGSFKTPMGCRSFLGVYEENGEQIHEGRNNIGVISVNLPRIALEAEGDEARFWTLLDVRLLLAKRALMTRVARLEKTKARVAPILYMEGACGVRLNADDEVGPIFRNGRASLSLGFIGLHETLNALSGGQRHPYDDAALRAKGVEIIARMREATDRWKAETGYGFSLYSTPSENLCDRFCRLDAAQFGVVPGVTDKGYYTNSFHLDVAKKVNPYDKIDFEAPYPPLANGGFICYGEYPNVQHNLRALEDVWDYSYDRVPYYGTNTPIDECYDCGFSGEFACTSRGFTCPNCGNHDPARVSVTRRVCGYLGSPDARPFNAGKQQEVLRRVKHMAEGPLG; this is encoded by the coding sequence ATGGCAACGGTGGTAATCAAGCGGGATGGATGCCGGACGGCCTTTGATGCGCAGCGTATTGAGCAGGCCGTGGCAGCCGCGGCGCGGGCAGCAGACATCGAGGACAGAGCCTGGTGCGCTCAGGTCGCGGAGCGGGTGGCCGGGCAGCTGGCCGATCGTCCGGAAGTGGCCATTCATGAAATTCAGTGCGCGGTCGAAGAGACACTGATGACGGGCCCTTACCCGCAGCTGGCCCGCGTCTGGATCGAATACCGCCACGATCGCGATGTCGCCCGCGATCGTCAGAGCCGGTTGCATCACGCCATTCGCGGCCTGGTCGATCAGACCAACGCCGCGCTGCTGAATGAGAATGCCAACAAAGACAGCAAAGTGATCCCGACACAGCGCGATCTGCTGGCCGGGATCGTCGCGAAGCACTATGCGCAGCAGCAGATGCTGCCCCGCGATGTGGTGCTGGCGCACGAGCGCGGCGAGATCCACTATCACGATCTCGACTACGCCCCCTTCTTCCCGATGTTCAACTGTATGCTGATCGATCTGAAAGGCATGCTGACCAACGGCTTTAAAATGGGCAACGCCGGGATCGAGCCGCCGAAATCGATCGCCACCGCCACCGCCGTGACCGCGCAGATCATCGCCCAGGTCGCCAGCCACATCTATGGCGGCACCACCATCAACCGCATTGATGAAGTGCTCGCCCCGTTTGTTGAGCTGAGCTATGCCCGCCATCTGGCGATCGCCGAAGAGTGGCAGATCCCGCAGGCTGAACAGTATGCCCGCCAGCGGACGGAGAAAGAGTGCTACGATGCTTTTCAGTCGCTGGAGTATGAGGTGAATACCCTGCACACCGCCAACGGGCAGACGCCGTTTGTCACCTTTGGATTCGGCCTGGGCACCAGCTGGGCCGCCCGGCTGATTCAGCAGTCCATTCTGCGTAACCGGCTGGCCGGACTGGGCAGAAATCATAAAACCGCCGTGTTCCCTAAACTGGTGTTCACGATACGTGAAGGCGTTAACCGCCGGGCCGGTGACGTGAATTACGACATCAAGCAGCTGGCACTGGCGTGCGCCAGCAAGCGGATGTATCCCGACATCCTCAATTACGATCAGGTCGTAAAAGTCACCGGCTCCTTTAAAACGCCAATGGGCTGCCGCAGCTTCCTGGGCGTCTATGAGGAGAACGGCGAGCAGATTCATGAGGGCCGCAACAATATTGGCGTGATCAGCGTAAATCTGCCGCGCATCGCACTGGAGGCAGAGGGTGACGAGGCGCGCTTCTGGACGTTGCTCGATGTGCGATTGCTGCTGGCTAAGCGGGCGCTGATGACGCGGGTGGCGCGGCTGGAGAAAACCAAAGCACGCGTCGCCCCGATCCTCTATATGGAGGGCGCCTGCGGCGTGCGGCTGAACGCCGATGATGAGGTCGGCCCGATCTTCCGCAATGGCCGCGCATCGCTGTCGCTGGGCTTTATCGGCCTGCATGAAACCCTGAATGCGCTCAGCGGCGGTCAGCGGCATCCCTACGACGACGCGGCGTTGCGCGCCAAAGGGGTAGAGATCATCGCCCGGATGCGCGAGGCGACCGATCGCTGGAAAGCGGAAACCGGCTACGGCTTCAGCCTCTACAGTACGCCAAGCGAGAACCTGTGCGACCGCTTCTGCCGCCTTGATGCCGCGCAGTTCGGCGTAGTGCCCGGCGTGACCGACAAAGGCTACTACACCAACAGCTTCCATCTCGACGTTGCGAAGAAGGTCAATCCCTACGACAAAATCGACTTTGAAGCGCCCTATCCACCGCTGGCGAACGGCGGATTCATCTGTTACGGCGAATACCCGAACGTGCAGCACAACCTTCGGGCGCTGGAGGATGTCTGGGATTACAGCTACGACCGCGTGCCCTACTACGGCACCAATACGCCCATCGATGAGTGCTACGACTGCGGCTTCAGCGGCGAGTTCGCCTGCACCAGTCGCGGCTTTACCTGCCCCAACTGCGGCAACCACGATCCGGCGCGCGTCTCGGTGACCCGACGGGTCTGCGGCTATCTGGGCAGCCCGGATGCACGGCCTTTCAACGCCGGGAAACAGCAGGAGGTTCTGCGTCGGGTGAAACATATGGCAGAGGGGCCGCTGGGATGA
- the nrdG gene encoding anaerobic ribonucleoside-triphosphate reductase-activating protein has product MMHIHRYYDVDIVNGPGTRCTLFVAGCEHQCRGCYNQSTWRIDSGIPFTLAMEEQLLADLQDTRIPRQGLSLSGGDPLHPHNVPHIRRLVKRVRQCCPDKDIWLWTGYRMAALDAAQRAVLDYLDVLIDGRFIEEEKDATLQWRGSRNQIIWQLR; this is encoded by the coding sequence ATGATGCATATCCATCGCTACTATGATGTGGATATCGTGAATGGCCCCGGCACCCGCTGCACGCTGTTTGTCGCCGGGTGCGAACATCAGTGCCGCGGCTGCTACAACCAGAGCACCTGGCGCATCGATTCCGGCATTCCCTTTACGCTGGCGATGGAGGAGCAGCTGCTGGCCGACCTGCAGGACACGCGCATTCCGCGCCAGGGTCTGTCGCTGAGCGGGGGCGATCCGCTGCATCCGCACAACGTGCCGCACATTCGTCGTCTGGTTAAACGGGTGCGGCAGTGCTGTCCGGATAAAGATATCTGGCTCTGGACCGGTTACCGGATGGCGGCGCTGGACGCGGCGCAGCGCGCGGTGCTGGACTATCTGGACGTGCTGATCGATGGCCGTTTTATCGAGGAGGAGAAGGATGCCACGCTGCAATGGCGCGGCAGCCGTAATCAGATTATCTGGCAGCTACGCTGA
- a CDS encoding penicillin-binding transpeptidase domain-containing protein encodes MPRIKKLLGKDQIKAPFNPFRFRLICLGVMTCLVVLLARVADLQFLNQPMLEHEADQRSLRTVTLPTSRGTLLDRNGEALALSVPSRDVIADPQRVLESNPDFTSAKWAYLAAALNTRPEELAAQITANPKRRFLYLGRKVELGIAKDIKELKLKGISEVYDDSRFYPMSEASAPLIGIVGADNVGLNGLEKGFDKVLQGEPGKEVYRQDAAGNIIAMINYQPPTQPPTVQLSIDKYDQYTLYSKLRDGVLLNKADSGAAVLVKIDTGEILAMASYPSFNPNNYEGATPAQMRNSAINDSYEPGSTVKPLVVMEALERHLVRPDSVIDTTPYSVNGHLIRDVGHWPRLTMTGILQKSSDIGVSHMALAMPAEALVNTYHAFGLGKPTGLGLTGESVGYFPLHRARWADIERATFSFGYGLRVTPLQIAREYATLGSYGIYRPLSITRVTPPVLGKQVANPETVKEVVHMLESDVLPGGTGLKAAVPGYRLATKTGTAEKMGASGKYDGGYVNYTAGLAPASHPEVALVVMINHPTAGDHFGGSVAAPVFGNIMGPVLKHMNIAPDAIYTKPAASPSDKS; translated from the coding sequence ATGCCCCGGATTAAAAAACTACTGGGAAAAGACCAGATAAAAGCTCCGTTTAACCCTTTTCGTTTTCGGCTGATCTGCCTGGGTGTGATGACCTGCCTGGTGGTACTGCTGGCGCGCGTCGCGGACCTGCAGTTCCTGAATCAGCCAATGCTGGAACACGAAGCGGATCAGCGTTCGCTGCGAACCGTGACGCTGCCAACCAGCCGCGGCACCCTGCTGGATCGCAACGGTGAAGCGCTGGCGCTCAGCGTGCCATCGCGCGATGTCATCGCCGATCCGCAGCGCGTGCTGGAGAGCAACCCCGATTTTACCAGTGCCAAATGGGCCTATCTGGCGGCCGCGCTCAACACCCGCCCTGAAGAGCTGGCGGCGCAGATCACGGCCAACCCGAAGCGTCGCTTCCTCTATCTGGGGCGCAAAGTTGAACTGGGCATCGCCAAAGATATTAAAGAGCTGAAGCTCAAAGGCATCAGCGAGGTCTATGACGACAGCCGTTTCTATCCGATGAGCGAAGCCTCTGCGCCGCTGATCGGCATCGTGGGTGCGGACAACGTGGGCCTGAACGGACTGGAAAAAGGGTTCGATAAGGTGCTGCAGGGTGAGCCGGGCAAAGAGGTATATCGTCAGGATGCGGCAGGTAACATCATCGCGATGATCAACTATCAGCCGCCGACGCAGCCGCCGACCGTCCAGCTCAGCATCGACAAATATGATCAGTACACGCTCTACAGCAAGCTGCGCGATGGCGTGCTGCTCAACAAGGCCGACTCCGGTGCCGCGGTGCTGGTGAAGATCGACACCGGTGAGATTCTGGCGATGGCCTCCTATCCGTCGTTCAACCCCAACAACTATGAAGGGGCCACCCCGGCGCAGATGCGTAACTCCGCCATCAACGACAGCTATGAACCGGGTTCGACCGTTAAGCCGCTGGTGGTGATGGAGGCGCTGGAGCGTCACCTGGTGCGGCCGGATTCAGTGATCGACACCACGCCCTACAGCGTCAACGGCCATCTGATCCGTGACGTCGGCCACTGGCCGCGCCTGACCATGACCGGGATCCTGCAGAAGTCGAGTGACATCGGCGTTTCGCACATGGCGCTGGCGATGCCTGCTGAAGCGCTGGTGAATACTTACCACGCCTTTGGGCTGGGCAAGCCGACCGGCCTGGGACTGACCGGTGAAAGCGTCGGTTATTTTCCACTGCACCGCGCCCGCTGGGCGGATATCGAACGGGCCACCTTCTCGTTTGGCTACGGGCTGCGCGTAACGCCGCTGCAGATCGCCCGTGAATACGCCACCCTCGGTTCATATGGTATCTACCGTCCGCTGTCGATCACCCGCGTGACGCCACCGGTGCTGGGCAAGCAGGTTGCTAACCCGGAAACGGTGAAAGAGGTGGTGCACATGCTGGAGAGCGACGTGCTGCCGGGCGGAACCGGGCTGAAAGCCGCCGTGCCAGGCTACCGTCTGGCGACCAAAACCGGTACGGCCGAAAAGATGGGTGCCAGCGGCAAATATGATGGCGGTTACGTCAACTACACGGCGGGCCTTGCGCCAGCCAGCCACCCGGAAGTGGCGCTGGTGGTCATGATTAACCATCCGACCGCGGGCGACCACTTCGGTGGCTCGGTTGCAGCCCCGGTTTTCGGCAATATCATGGGGCCGGTGCTGAAGCATATGAATATTGCACCGGATGCCATCTACACCAAACCGGCGGCCAGTCCTTCGGATAAATCTTAG
- a CDS encoding type 1 glutamine amidotransferase domain-containing protein, giving the protein MSKKVAVLITDEFEDSEFTSPAEVYKRAGFDVVTIEKQAGNVVKGKKGEAEVTIDRSIDDVSPAEFDALLLPGGHSPDALRGDDRFVAFTKEFVASGKPIFAICHGPQLLISANGVRGRKMTTVKAVAIDLINAGADFHDKEVVVDGDKLVTSRTPADLPAFNRESLRILEAL; this is encoded by the coding sequence ATGAGCAAGAAAGTTGCGGTTTTGATTACCGATGAATTTGAAGACTCAGAGTTTACCTCACCCGCTGAGGTCTACAAACGCGCGGGTTTCGACGTGGTCACCATTGAGAAACAAGCCGGTAATGTGGTTAAGGGCAAAAAAGGCGAAGCGGAAGTGACCATCGATCGCAGCATTGATGACGTCAGCCCGGCGGAATTCGACGCCCTGTTACTGCCAGGCGGCCATTCGCCCGACGCTCTGCGCGGTGACGATCGTTTCGTGGCCTTTACCAAAGAGTTTGTCGCCAGCGGCAAGCCTATCTTTGCTATCTGCCACGGCCCACAGCTGCTGATCAGCGCCAACGGCGTGCGCGGCCGCAAGATGACGACGGTCAAGGCCGTTGCCATTGACCTGATCAACGCCGGCGCTGACTTCCACGACAAAGAAGTGGTCGTCGACGGTGACAAGCTGGTCACCAGCCGTACCCCGGCCGATCTGCCAGCCTTCAACCGCGAATCCCTGCGGATCCTCGAAGCGCTGTAA
- a CDS encoding YhbP family protein produces the protein MSDHAHLVRYLRKQHVLSLCCTADDQLWCANCYYVFDETRMAFWIMTEPDTRHGALMAQNPQVAGTVNGQPRSVLLIKGVQYRGRVVRLTGAAENLARTAYQKRFPVSRKVSAPLWEITLEEVKMTDNALGFGKKIGWQRTG, from the coding sequence TTGTCCGATCACGCCCATCTGGTTCGCTACCTCAGAAAGCAGCATGTGCTGTCGCTCTGCTGCACCGCCGACGATCAACTGTGGTGCGCGAACTGTTACTACGTCTTTGATGAAACACGCATGGCCTTCTGGATCATGACCGAACCCGATACCCGTCACGGTGCATTAATGGCGCAGAATCCGCAGGTGGCGGGCACCGTTAACGGCCAGCCCCGAAGCGTGCTGCTGATCAAAGGCGTGCAATACCGTGGCCGGGTCGTCCGGCTGACGGGGGCGGCGGAAAATCTCGCCAGAACCGCGTATCAGAAACGTTTTCCGGTCTCGCGAAAAGTGTCGGCGCCGCTGTGGGAGATCACGCTGGAGGAGGTGAAGATGACGGATAATGCGCTGGGATTTGGCAAAAAGATCGGCTGGCAGAGAACGGGATAG
- a CDS encoding NAD-dependent epimerase/dehydratase family protein, whose amino-acid sequence MNRVLLTGATGLVGSHLLRLLIEDPRVDEIIAPTRRPLPAMRKVVNLVEADLTDVLGPLQGALDTVFCCLGTTRKAAGSKQAFIHVDYTLVVDTGLSGLRLGAKQMLVVSAHGANRHSPFLYNRVKGEMENALRHQGWPRLTLVRPSLLLGDRAQKRGGERLMAPIFSLLPGNWRAVQARDVARCLHQQAFTPGDERVTIVESGAIPRHSA is encoded by the coding sequence ATGAATCGCGTATTACTGACCGGTGCCACCGGTTTAGTCGGGTCGCATCTGCTGCGCTTACTGATTGAGGATCCGCGTGTCGATGAGATCATCGCGCCCACCCGCCGGCCACTGCCTGCGATGCGCAAAGTGGTGAATCTGGTCGAGGCCGACCTCACCGATGTTCTGGGGCCGCTGCAGGGGGCGCTGGATACGGTATTCTGCTGTCTCGGCACCACCCGCAAAGCGGCGGGCAGCAAACAGGCCTTTATTCACGTTGATTACACCCTGGTGGTGGACACCGGCTTAAGTGGATTACGTCTGGGGGCGAAGCAGATGCTGGTGGTCAGCGCACACGGCGCTAACCGGCACTCGCCGTTCCTGTACAACCGCGTCAAAGGCGAGATGGAGAATGCGCTGCGTCATCAGGGCTGGCCGCGCCTGACGCTGGTGCGGCCCTCTCTGCTGCTGGGCGATCGCGCGCAGAAGCGCGGAGGCGAGCGTCTGATGGCGCCGATCTTTTCGCTGCTGCCGGGCAACTGGCGGGCGGTGCAGGCGCGCGACGTGGCGCGCTGCCTGCACCAGCAGGCTTTCACGCCTGGCGACGAGCGCGTCACGATCGTTGAATCGGGCGCGATCCCGCGTCACTCAGCGTAG
- the galR gene encoding HTH-type transcriptional regulator GalR, protein MATIKDVARLAGVSVATVSRVINNSPKASDSSRQAVGEAMEQLQYHPNANARALAQQSTETLGLIVGDVSDPFFGAMVKAVDEVAGDTGNFLLIGNGYHNEQKERQAIEQLMRHRCAALVVHAKKIPDAELEVLMKQVPGMVLLNRLIKGFEKRCIALDDRYGAWLATRHLIQLGHQNIAFICSTHTISDAEDRLQGYYDALKEHGLPCSDRLVTWGEPDEVGGEQAMTELLGRGRNFTAVACYNDSMAAGALAVLSDNGVRVPEEMSLIGFDDVLVSRYVRPRLTTVRYPIVTMAQQAAQLALALANDLPLPEVTHMFSPTLVRRHSVSGPA, encoded by the coding sequence ATGGCTACCATAAAGGATGTTGCGCGACTGGCTGGCGTTTCTGTCGCCACAGTCTCCCGTGTAATCAATAATTCTCCCAAAGCCAGCGACAGCTCCCGACAGGCCGTAGGTGAGGCGATGGAGCAGCTTCAGTACCACCCGAACGCCAACGCACGCGCGCTGGCGCAGCAATCGACCGAAACGCTCGGCCTGATTGTCGGTGACGTTTCCGATCCCTTTTTTGGCGCGATGGTAAAAGCCGTGGATGAGGTCGCCGGTGACACCGGTAACTTCCTGCTGATTGGTAACGGTTACCATAATGAGCAAAAAGAGCGGCAGGCAATTGAACAGCTGATGCGGCATCGCTGCGCGGCGCTGGTGGTTCACGCCAAGAAAATCCCCGATGCCGAGCTGGAAGTGCTGATGAAGCAGGTGCCGGGTATGGTGCTGCTGAACCGGCTGATCAAAGGCTTTGAAAAGCGCTGCATCGCCCTCGACGACCGCTACGGCGCCTGGCTGGCGACCCGTCACCTGATCCAGCTCGGCCATCAGAATATCGCCTTTATCTGCTCGACTCACACCATCTCCGACGCCGAAGATCGCCTGCAGGGCTATTACGACGCGCTGAAAGAGCACGGTCTGCCGTGCAGCGACCGGCTGGTCACCTGGGGCGAGCCGGATGAGGTGGGCGGTGAGCAGGCGATGACCGAACTGCTGGGGCGCGGCAGGAATTTTACCGCCGTCGCCTGCTACAACGACTCGATGGCGGCGGGTGCACTGGCGGTACTGAGCGATAACGGCGTCCGCGTGCCGGAGGAGATGTCACTCATCGGCTTCGATGATGTGCTGGTCTCCCGCTATGTGCGACCGCGCCTGACCACCGTCCGCTACCCGATCGTCACGATGGCGCAGCAGGCGGCCCAGCTGGCACTGGCGCTGGCCAACGATCTGCCGCTGCCGGAAGTCACCCACATGTTCAGCCCGACGCTGGTGCGCCGCCACTCCGTCAGCGGACCCGCCTGA
- a CDS encoding efflux RND transporter periplasmic adaptor subunit, with product MTHLSRPARSSGLKWLLLLLVIAIVAGVIWRLLSSGHGPDERMPSGRPGAAGMMGGGATLVHSGVASTADVPVWLNALGTVIPNASVTVTSRVDGQLEQVFFTEGQKVSAGQLLAQIDPRSYQATLNQYQAELSENQALLKSAELTLARYRKLAAQDALARQDLDSQIATVGQYRGAVAADQAQIASAKLSIEYARITAPVSGRVGLRQVDPGNMVQSASSTGLVTITQMQPAAVTFSVPQSDIPALVSALHQGQSLPATLFDQDNQHPLAQGEVKFISNQIDTATGTVALKAVFANRDESLFANQFVNIRLQTRILKGATVIPAQALQLSSDGSFVFVINQDNRVTRKAVTTGPAFGDDQQAILSGVSPGDRLVTEGIDRLTSGSKVSLADEASAAGTEPK from the coding sequence ATGACTCACCTTTCTCGCCCCGCACGTTCCTCCGGGCTTAAATGGCTGCTTCTGTTACTGGTGATCGCGATTGTCGCTGGCGTTATCTGGCGTCTGTTGTCGTCGGGGCACGGGCCGGATGAGAGAATGCCATCGGGCAGACCGGGTGCGGCTGGCATGATGGGCGGCGGTGCCACGCTGGTTCACAGCGGTGTCGCCAGCACGGCGGATGTGCCGGTGTGGCTGAATGCGCTCGGCACGGTGATCCCCAACGCCAGCGTGACGGTGACCAGCCGCGTTGACGGTCAGCTGGAACAGGTGTTCTTTACCGAAGGGCAGAAGGTCAGCGCCGGGCAGCTGCTGGCACAGATCGATCCGCGCAGTTATCAGGCGACGCTGAACCAGTATCAGGCTGAACTCAGCGAAAACCAGGCGCTGCTGAAAAGTGCCGAGCTGACGCTGGCGCGCTACCGCAAACTGGCGGCACAGGATGCGCTGGCGCGGCAGGATCTGGATAGCCAGATTGCCACCGTCGGGCAATATCGTGGCGCTGTTGCCGCCGATCAGGCGCAGATCGCCAGTGCGAAGCTGAGCATAGAGTATGCCCGCATCACCGCTCCGGTCAGCGGGCGCGTCGGTCTGCGTCAGGTCGATCCCGGCAACATGGTGCAGAGCGCCAGCAGCACCGGCCTGGTGACCATCACCCAGATGCAGCCCGCCGCCGTGACGTTCAGCGTGCCGCAGAGTGACATTCCGGCGCTGGTCAGCGCACTGCATCAGGGGCAGAGCCTGCCCGCCACGCTGTTCGACCAGGACAACCAGCATCCGCTCGCCCAGGGGGAAGTGAAGTTCATCAGTAACCAGATCGATACCGCTACCGGCACCGTGGCGCTAAAAGCAGTGTTCGCCAACCGGGATGAGTCACTGTTTGCTAATCAGTTTGTGAATATCAGGCTGCAGACCCGGATACTGAAAGGCGCAACGGTGATCCCGGCGCAGGCGCTGCAGCTCAGCAGCGACGGTAGCTTTGTCTTTGTGATCAATCAGGACAACCGCGTGACGCGCAAAGCGGTCACCACCGGCCCGGCGTTCGGAGACGATCAGCAGGCGATCCTCAGCGGCGTTTCACCGGGGGATCGGCTGGTGACCGAAGGGATCGATCGTCTGACCAGCGGCAGTAAGGTGTCACTGGCCGATGAGGCTTCCGCTGCCGGTACTGAGCCGAAATGA
- a CDS encoding molybdopterin guanine dinucleotide-containing S/N-oxide reductase, which produces MKTKVPHLAHWGAFTAVTENDRLTGCEPFFADADPSPMIHTIPELVYSDRRIRQPMVRRSWLKSREKSDRTLRGREDFVAVDWETALDLVADENRRVRDRYGASGIFNGSYGWSSAGRVNHARTLVRRFYFQGGGGVDQQGNYSWGAAQFFLPYVIGTYMPLTGRVTEWPQVVEHAEIFIAFGGLALKNAQVASGGAGQHSLKPALMQLAAKGTPVINISPMRDDCPEFVNAEWIPIRPNTDVALMLALGHEITQRGAVDEAFLASHCTGWPQLRAYLLGETDGVAKTAGWASRITGIPADRIVRLAQQLTGRRSFITCSYSVQRAHRGEQPYWMMIALSSMLGQPGLPGAGFSFGHGSMNSVGNPRQEGPAPMMSTGPNPSGLSIPVARISDMLLNPGQPYAFQGETLHYPDIHMVHWAGGNPFHHHQQLNRLVEGWQRPDTVVVQDIVWTPAAQMADIVLPATTTLERNDIGGSSRDRFVLAMHQAIKPQHQARNDFDIFADLAERLGYRDTFTEGRNEMQWIEHLYQQCATAHQRKGIDFPAFEAFWQRGFVEIPEGGKPYQFMEEFRADPQAHPIRTASGKIELFSQTIADYQLEDFAGHPEWREPQEWLGSPVSRDYPLHMISIQPADRLHSQLDGTDTVQGNKTAGHETLYMHPQDAAARGLAEGDEIEVSNARGVMLAGVRITDGVTPGVVIIATGAWFDPGFGKAWQPWDRAGNPNVLTLDIGTSSLTQGPNAMSCLVEIKKHQDCTIA; this is translated from the coding sequence ATGAAAACCAAAGTGCCACATCTGGCGCACTGGGGCGCGTTTACCGCCGTCACTGAAAACGATCGCCTGACGGGCTGCGAACCCTTCTTCGCCGATGCCGATCCGTCACCGATGATCCATACCATTCCTGAGCTGGTCTATTCCGACCGTCGTATCCGCCAGCCGATGGTACGGCGCTCGTGGCTGAAGTCACGCGAGAAGAGTGACCGCACGCTGCGTGGCCGGGAAGATTTTGTCGCCGTTGACTGGGAAACCGCGCTGGATCTGGTGGCGGACGAGAATCGCCGTGTGCGCGATCGCTACGGCGCATCGGGCATCTTCAACGGCTCCTACGGCTGGTCATCGGCCGGTCGCGTCAACCACGCCCGTACCCTGGTGCGTCGCTTCTACTTTCAGGGCGGCGGCGGCGTCGATCAGCAGGGTAACTACAGCTGGGGCGCCGCGCAGTTCTTCCTGCCCTATGTGATCGGCACCTATATGCCGCTGACCGGGCGCGTCACGGAATGGCCGCAGGTGGTGGAACATGCCGAAATATTTATCGCCTTTGGCGGGCTGGCGCTGAAAAACGCCCAGGTCGCTTCAGGGGGCGCAGGGCAGCACAGCCTGAAACCGGCGCTGATGCAGCTGGCCGCCAAAGGCACGCCGGTGATTAACATCAGCCCGATGCGTGATGACTGCCCGGAATTTGTGAATGCCGAGTGGATTCCGATTCGCCCCAATACCGATGTGGCGCTGATGCTGGCGCTGGGGCATGAGATCACCCAGCGCGGGGCGGTGGACGAGGCGTTTCTCGCCAGCCACTGCACCGGCTGGCCGCAGCTGCGCGCCTACCTGCTGGGCGAAACTGATGGCGTGGCCAAAACCGCAGGCTGGGCCAGCCGCATCACCGGCATTCCGGCTGACCGCATTGTCCGGCTGGCGCAGCAGCTTACCGGCAGGCGCAGTTTTATCACCTGCTCCTATTCGGTTCAGCGCGCCCATCGCGGCGAACAGCCTTACTGGATGATGATCGCGCTCTCGTCGATGCTCGGTCAGCCGGGCCTGCCGGGCGCGGGATTCTCGTTCGGACACGGCTCAATGAACAGCGTCGGCAATCCGCGTCAGGAGGGACCTGCGCCGATGATGAGCACCGGCCCGAACCCCAGCGGGCTGTCGATTCCGGTCGCACGCATCAGCGATATGCTGCTCAATCCCGGCCAGCCTTATGCGTTCCAGGGCGAAACGCTGCACTATCCCGACATCCACATGGTCCACTGGGCAGGCGGCAATCCGTTCCACCATCACCAGCAGCTGAACCGGCTGGTAGAGGGCTGGCAGCGGCCCGACACGGTGGTGGTGCAGGATATCGTCTGGACGCCTGCGGCGCAGATGGCCGACATCGTGCTGCCGGCCACGACCACGCTGGAGCGCAACGATATCGGCGGCTCCTCCCGCGATCGCTTTGTGCTGGCGATGCATCAGGCGATTAAGCCGCAGCATCAGGCGCGCAACGACTTCGATATTTTTGCCGACCTGGCCGAGCGCCTCGGCTATCGCGACACCTTCACCGAGGGGCGCAATGAGATGCAGTGGATTGAACATCTCTATCAGCAGTGCGCCACGGCGCATCAGCGCAAAGGCATCGATTTTCCGGCGTTTGAGGCGTTCTGGCAGCGCGGCTTCGTGGAAATTCCGGAAGGCGGCAAGCCCTATCAGTTTATGGAAGAGTTCCGGGCCGATCCGCAGGCGCATCCGATCCGCACGGCCAGCGGCAAAATCGAGCTTTTCAGTCAGACCATCGCGGACTATCAGCTGGAGGACTTCGCCGGGCATCCGGAATGGCGTGAGCCGCAGGAGTGGCTGGGATCGCCGGTCAGCCGCGACTATCCGCTGCACATGATTTCGATTCAGCCCGCCGACCGGCTGCACAGCCAGCTGGATGGCACCGACACCGTGCAGGGCAATAAGACTGCTGGCCACGAAACGCTCTATATGCACCCTCAGGATGCGGCGGCGCGCGGGCTGGCAGAGGGCGATGAGATCGAGGTGAGTAACGCCCGTGGCGTGATGCTGGCAGGCGTGCGGATCACCGACGGCGTGACGCCGGGCGTGGTGATTATCGCGACCGGCGCCTGGTTCGATCCGGGCTTCGGCAAAGCCTGGCAGCCCTGGGATCGCGCGGGTAACCCGAACGTGCTGACGCTCGACATCGGCACCTCGTCGCTGACGCAGGGGCCCAACGCCATGAGCTGCCTGGTGGAAATCAAAAAACATCAGGATTGCACAATAGCGTAA